One Verrucomicrobiota bacterium DNA segment encodes these proteins:
- a CDS encoding DUF1328 domain-containing protein — protein MLHYAIIFLVIAIIAAIFGFSGLAGTAAWIAHVLFVVFLVLFILSFFFGRRSSL, from the coding sequence ATGCTGCATTACGCGATAATCTTTCTAGTTATTGCCATCATCGCCGCCATCTTCGGGTTCAGCGGCCTTGCCGGAACAGCCGCGTGGATTGCGCACGTGTTGTTTGTTGTTTTCCTCGTACTGTTTATCCTGTCCTTCTTCTTTGGCCGGCGATCATCTTTGTAA
- the dapF gene encoding diaminopimelate epimerase: protein MAGTPLRLHKYQALGNDYLVLHVGDAALLDAVRIRKICHRHFGIGSDGILVPSMAAEGGGFGLRILNPDGSEAEKSGNGLRIFAKYLWDQRSVAAEPFTVRTLGGLVRAHVRDGGRNIFVEMGHASFDSATIPVTGPRRDAVNEPLIVGGQEFRYTAVTVGNPHCVIPVEQLSPELAVKFGPQIETHANFPNRTNVQFARILQAHKLQIEIWERGAGYTLASGSSSCAAAAACVRLGLCATPVTVSMPGGQLEITVDPEFNLTMLGPAEKIAEIELAKEFLEA from the coding sequence ATGGCCGGTACCCCGTTACGACTGCATAAGTACCAAGCGTTAGGCAATGATTACCTCGTACTGCACGTGGGCGACGCGGCGCTGCTCGATGCCGTGCGGATCCGAAAGATCTGCCACCGCCATTTCGGGATCGGTTCCGACGGAATTCTCGTCCCCTCAATGGCTGCGGAAGGTGGCGGCTTCGGCCTGCGCATCCTCAACCCGGACGGTTCCGAAGCCGAAAAAAGCGGGAATGGGTTGCGAATCTTCGCCAAATACCTTTGGGACCAGCGCTCCGTGGCTGCCGAACCGTTCACCGTCCGGACGCTGGGAGGCTTGGTGCGCGCCCACGTACGCGATGGGGGCAGGAACATTTTCGTCGAGATGGGGCACGCCAGCTTCGACAGTGCAACAATCCCGGTCACCGGTCCACGCCGCGACGCCGTCAATGAACCGCTCATCGTGGGAGGGCAGGAGTTCCGCTATACGGCGGTGACGGTCGGCAACCCGCATTGCGTGATCCCCGTTGAGCAACTTAGCCCGGAGTTAGCAGTTAAATTCGGCCCTCAGATCGAAACTCACGCGAATTTCCCAAACCGGACCAATGTGCAATTTGCAAGAATCCTTCAGGCCCATAAACTCCAGATCGAAATCTGGGAACGCGGCGCCGGTTACACCCTGGCTTCGGGCAGCAGCAGTTGCGCGGCCGCTGCGGCTTGCGTCCGGCTGGGACTTTGCGCGACGCCCGTAACCGTTTCCATGCCCGGAGGACAACTCGAGATCACCGTCGATCCTGAATTCAACCTTACGATGCTGGGTCCGGCGGAGAAAATCGCCGAGATTGAGCTGGCAAAGGAGTTCCTGGAAGCCTAA
- a CDS encoding PAS domain S-box protein yields the protein MKFAFGVVVLVLVLDGVISFVSARRLVEAQWLIQNSARFLRQINTTLSFLKDAETGQRGYMLGGREEFLEPYQVALQSLQVEVPAMMEEARQVLPRHRDLTVAYEGAIRNELDFLAGTIRTQRARDLTREERQALVVRGKQIMDEARAVAARLISAEQMNLTATRREFRRAVRWTYATFGLATVLNLALVVALYRTVRQHLEGRERASRQLAESEGQLRAVVESLRSSESRLRAVFNLSSAGLAQTDQTGKFTLVNARFAEILGYASGDLIGLNRRQVVPNRFPGTPGSGRGCSTVIEVGRRERCLVRRDGTEVWVLESVRPIEDGEAGTVGFVTALIDITSRKQAEQELQDLLVTLEHRVEERTAELKDVNQQLEAFTYTVAHDLRAPLRAIQGFAEALREDYQDKLDANAEEYLRRVEAGARRMEALLEDLLSYSQLSRANLKLVPVVLAAALDEVTTQLESEIRARSARIIIPERLPSVYAHLPTLVQVLQNLISNALKFTLNQPPVVVITAEEMGGLVRVSIRDCGIGIAPEFFERIFQVFERLHGQDRFPGTGIGLAIVKKGVERMGGTCGVESEVNRGSNFWIELRKAPEVV from the coding sequence TTGAAGTTTGCCTTTGGCGTGGTCGTCCTCGTTCTGGTGCTGGACGGAGTCATTTCGTTTGTCTCGGCGCGCCGCCTGGTCGAAGCCCAGTGGCTGATCCAGAACTCGGCAAGGTTTCTGCGGCAAATCAATACCACGCTTTCTTTCCTCAAGGACGCTGAGACGGGGCAACGCGGCTACATGCTGGGCGGTCGAGAAGAGTTCCTGGAGCCGTACCAGGTCGCCTTACAGAGTCTGCAGGTCGAGGTGCCGGCGATGATGGAGGAAGCACGGCAAGTCCTGCCCCGGCACCGCGACCTGACGGTTGCGTACGAGGGGGCAATCCGCAATGAACTGGACTTTCTGGCGGGAACCATCCGGACGCAACGGGCGCGGGACCTGACCAGGGAGGAACGGCAGGCCCTGGTGGTCCGAGGAAAACAGATCATGGATGAGGCGCGGGCGGTTGCCGCGAGGCTTATTTCAGCCGAGCAAATGAACCTGACCGCGACGCGCCGGGAATTCCGGCGGGCGGTCCGCTGGACCTATGCCACGTTTGGCCTCGCGACGGTCCTTAACCTGGCGCTCGTGGTTGCCCTGTACCGGACGGTTAGACAACACCTGGAGGGACGTGAGAGGGCGAGCCGGCAATTGGCGGAGAGTGAAGGGCAGCTGAGGGCGGTGGTGGAGTCGTTGCGGAGCAGCGAAAGCCGGCTCCGAGCCGTCTTCAACCTGAGCTCGGCCGGCCTTGCGCAGACTGATCAGACCGGAAAGTTTACCCTGGTCAACGCCCGTTTCGCCGAGATTCTGGGCTATGCCTCCGGCGACTTGATCGGCTTGAACCGGCGGCAAGTGGTCCCAAACCGGTTCCCCGGCACACCGGGCAGCGGTAGGGGGTGTTCCACCGTCATTGAAGTGGGCCGGAGAGAGCGGTGCCTGGTCCGGCGAGACGGAACCGAGGTTTGGGTTCTGGAGAGCGTGCGTCCCATTGAGGACGGCGAAGCCGGCACGGTTGGTTTTGTTACGGCACTGATCGACATCACCTCGCGAAAACAGGCCGAACAAGAGCTGCAGGATCTGCTCGTCACCCTGGAACACCGGGTCGAGGAACGCACTGCCGAACTTAAAGACGTTAATCAGCAACTCGAGGCATTCACGTACACCGTGGCGCATGACCTGCGGGCGCCCTTGCGCGCCATTCAGGGTTTTGCGGAGGCGCTCCGTGAAGACTACCAGGACAAGCTGGACGCTAACGCAGAAGAGTACCTGCGGCGGGTTGAAGCCGGGGCACGAAGGATGGAGGCGCTCCTTGAGGACCTCCTGAGTTACAGCCAATTAAGCCGGGCAAACCTTAAGCTTGTTCCGGTGGTGTTGGCCGCCGCCCTGGACGAAGTCACAACGCAGCTGGAAAGTGAAATCCGCGCACGATCCGCCCGGATCATCATACCCGAGCGGCTTCCATCCGTGTATGCGCACCTGCCGACGTTGGTCCAGGTACTTCAGAACCTCATTTCCAATGCCTTGAAATTTACTCTGAACCAACCTCCGGTCGTGGTGATCACGGCCGAAGAAATGGGCGGGTTGGTTCGCGTTTCGATCCGGGATTGCGGCATCGGCATCGCCCCTGAGTTTTTCGAACGAATTTTCCAGGTTTTCGAACGGCTGCACGGGCAGGACCGGTTCCCGGGGACGGGAATTGGCCTGGCGATTGTAAAAAAGGGGGTTGAACGAATGGGGGGGACTTGCGGGGTAGAGTCGGAGGTGAATCGCGGAAGCAACTTCTGGATTGAATTGCGCAAGGCGCCTGAGGTCGTATGA
- a CDS encoding haloacid dehalogenase type II codes for MNEPQVIGFDIYGTLVDPLAVAVALRPYAGDQAGRFAELWREKQIEYAFRRALMRNYQPFDVCTRDALACSAQALNINLEDRAFQDVLGFYQRLPVFADAAFGLEALRAGGHRLYAFSNGSRQSIESLLGNGSLLAHFDGIVSADSVHSFKPDPAVYLHFFRTVNGRPGRVWLVSANPWDVIGAKSAGLRAAWLNRGGTKIFDPWGMAPDVTLATLGELAAFLAHENGRHVQTGAPLAQDGTPT; via the coding sequence ATGAACGAACCCCAGGTCATCGGCTTTGATATTTACGGTACCCTGGTCGACCCTCTCGCCGTCGCCGTCGCGCTCCGGCCATACGCGGGGGATCAGGCAGGCCGATTTGCCGAACTCTGGCGTGAAAAACAGATCGAATACGCCTTTCGCCGTGCCCTCATGCGCAACTATCAACCCTTCGACGTCTGCACCCGGGACGCCCTGGCCTGCAGCGCTCAGGCTTTGAACATCAACCTGGAAGACCGCGCCTTCCAGGACGTGCTGGGCTTCTACCAACGGCTGCCCGTTTTTGCCGATGCCGCCTTCGGACTCGAGGCTTTGCGCGCCGGCGGCCACCGGCTTTACGCCTTTTCAAACGGCAGCCGGCAAAGCATTGAATCACTCCTGGGAAATGGCAGTCTGCTCGCCCACTTTGACGGCATCGTCAGCGCTGATTCTGTCCATTCCTTCAAGCCTGATCCCGCCGTCTACCTGCACTTTTTCCGAACCGTGAATGGCCGGCCCGGCCGCGTGTGGCTGGTCTCCGCTAATCCCTGGGACGTCATTGGCGCCAAGTCGGCCGGTTTACGGGCGGCTTGGCTTAACCGCGGCGGCACGAAAATCTTCGACCCTTGGGGCATGGCGCCGGACGTCACCCTCGCGACGCTGGGCGAGCTCGCTGCTTTTCTGGCCCATGAAAACGGAAGGCACGTTCAGACCGGGGCACCCCTGGCGCAGGACGGCACTCCCACCTGA
- a CDS encoding response regulator has protein sequence MNRLSNYLVALVEDNRDDAFLIQRSLRQAGLSRPVIVFEDGDTIVQYLSGEGMYADRDRYPLPDLLLLDLKLPRRDGFEVLRWLREQPGLCRLVVAVLTGSRQHADVQRAYELGANSYLVKPVGLQAVTTLGESLCRYWATVNEGPLLS, from the coding sequence ATGAACAGACTCTCGAATTATCTGGTGGCCCTGGTGGAAGATAACCGTGACGATGCGTTCCTCATCCAACGGTCGTTGCGCCAGGCAGGCCTTTCACGGCCCGTGATCGTGTTTGAGGACGGGGACACCATCGTACAGTACCTGTCGGGCGAAGGGATGTATGCGGACCGGGACCGGTACCCGTTGCCGGATCTGCTGTTACTGGACTTGAAACTGCCGCGCCGGGACGGCTTCGAGGTGCTGAGGTGGCTGCGGGAGCAGCCGGGATTGTGCCGCCTGGTGGTGGCGGTGCTGACCGGTTCCCGCCAACACGCGGACGTGCAGCGGGCCTACGAACTTGGGGCGAATTCCTACTTGGTAAAGCCGGTCGGGCTGCAGGCGGTCACCACGCTGGGCGAGAGCCTGTGCCGGTACTGGGCGACAGTCAACGAAGGGCCACTGCTGAGCTGA
- a CDS encoding DMT family transporter, with product MIAAGIFVSLQGPVNLRLRLATESPVFSAAVSFLTGALILLTIAAAGQFGGFGAGFRGLLAAPWWAYFGGALGITFVLGAILSIPIAGTAVVICSGILGQMLGSMLVDSFGWFGVQRITPTPLRVLGVSLVFVGVLLVQKK from the coding sequence ATGATTGCCGCCGGAATTTTTGTCTCATTGCAGGGACCGGTGAACCTGCGCCTGCGTCTGGCGACTGAGTCACCGGTCTTCAGCGCGGCCGTCTCGTTTTTAACGGGCGCGTTGATTTTGCTGACGATCGCTGCCGCCGGCCAATTCGGGGGATTCGGTGCAGGTTTTCGGGGATTGCTGGCGGCTCCGTGGTGGGCCTACTTCGGCGGCGCCCTGGGAATCACGTTTGTGCTGGGGGCAATCCTGTCCATCCCGATTGCCGGCACCGCGGTGGTGATTTGCTCCGGGATCCTCGGCCAGATGCTGGGGAGCATGCTGGTGGATTCATTCGGCTGGTTTGGCGTTCAGCGAATTACGCCGACCCCCCTGCGGGTGCTGGGCGTCAGCCTCGTGTTCGTGGGCGTCCTGCTGGTCCAAAAAAAGTGA